The genomic segment AGCCTATTCGACATTCCATGCCGACGATCTGAGTGCAATGATACACAGGATGGAAAGTGAGCCGATAAATCTCCCGAGGTCACTCATGACGGCACTGAACATAATGCTCCTCCAGGGGCAGGTGAAGGTCGGCACCAAGATGACAAGAAGGGTCAAGTCGCTCACCGAGATCGTCGGTCTTGATCCGGAAACAAACGAGATCATATACAACTCGGTGTTTAACTGGAATCCGGCCGATGACCGCTTCCACTTCTCAGGGCACAGCTACATATTTGAAAAGATAAGATTGTCCAGAGGATGGTCCCCGAGGCAGATGGAGAACGAGATGCGCAGAAGGGTTCTCGTCCTCGAATACATGAGGAAGAAGAACTACAACAACTACAAGAAGGTCGCATCCCTGATATCTGCATACTACAGGGACCCCGACAGGACAACAGAAATGATTGAGAAGGAATTGACTGATGTGGGCCAGCCGGGCGGCCAGGGACAGCCCGGGCAGCCCACAACAAAGGCATAGATTGTATTTTGTAATCTGCAAGAGTGAATATGACCTGAACATCAGTTTCCATTCTCTGAACAATGCTGAAATATCAGGCGCGGCTATCCCGGAATTGATAAAATGCTGACAGTAGGGCTCTATTACGACGTCGTGCCGGGAAAGGAAAATGATTTTGAAAGCTACTTCAACCTGGTCGTCGCGGAAATCAAGAAAAAGAAAGGTTTCGTTTCCGCTCTTCTTTACAAACGGGTGGATAAACCGGGCAGCTATCTCATTTATTCGGAATGGAAGGACAGAGAATCGTTTGAAGAATTCATCAAGTCAAGAGACTTCAGCAGCGCAAAGGAAGGCGGATCCGATATGCTCGCCGGAAGACCATCTCACAAGATTTACAACGCCTGATGAGGAAGCCGTCGCATCATGTGTTCATAAAGTCGAAAACGTTGCCCTTTTCGTGCCTATATTCTTGTTTTTCGGGAATGACCAGCCTCCATGATGAAGAGTCCAGATGGAAGGGGGATGGTTGTG from the Candidatus Sysuiplasma jiujiangense genome contains:
- a CDS encoding antibiotic biosynthesis monooxygenase, encoding MLTVGLYYDVVPGKENDFESYFNLVVAEIKKKKGFVSALLYKRVDKPGSYLIYSEWKDRESFEEFIKSRDFSSAKEGGSDMLAGRPSHKIYNA